One stretch of Schlesneria sp. DSM 10557 DNA includes these proteins:
- a CDS encoding NAD(P)H-dependent oxidoreductase yields MSPIASDIVERQLEWRYATKMFDPTRVIPDSDWKRLEQTLVLTPSSFGLQPWRFLVVTGAETKARLKPASWNQAQIVDASHLVIFAIKKDLSAVEIDRHLERMAEVRGVALESMQGLRRVMLGALHNPAFDINEWASRQVYIALGFFMAAAAMMGIDTCPIEGFEPAKYDEILGLKEHGYQSTVIAAAGYRSDADKYARLPKVRFRTEDVVQNVVN; encoded by the coding sequence ATGTCACCCATTGCCAGCGACATCGTCGAAAGACAACTCGAATGGCGGTACGCGACGAAGATGTTCGATCCTACCCGTGTCATCCCTGACTCGGACTGGAAGAGACTGGAACAGACGCTGGTCCTGACGCCGTCGTCGTTTGGGCTGCAACCATGGCGATTTCTAGTGGTGACGGGTGCCGAGACCAAGGCCCGGCTGAAACCCGCCAGCTGGAATCAGGCACAGATCGTTGATGCGTCGCATCTGGTGATTTTCGCCATTAAGAAAGATCTCAGCGCTGTCGAAATCGACCGGCATCTGGAACGCATGGCCGAAGTCAGAGGGGTCGCCCTGGAATCGATGCAGGGACTGCGCCGTGTCATGCTTGGGGCTCTACATAATCCGGCGTTCGATATCAACGAGTGGGCGAGCCGCCAGGTCTACATTGCGCTCGGATTCTTCATGGCTGCCGCCGCAATGATGGGAATCGACACGTGTCCCATCGAAGGTTTTGAGCCTGCCAAATACGATGAGATTCTCGGTCTGAAGGAGCATGGCTACCAGTCCACCGTGATCGCCGCTGCCGGCTATCGTTCTGATGCGGACAAGTATGCCCGCCTGCCCAAAGTTCGATTCAGAACGGAAGATGTCGTCCAGAACGTCGTGAACTAG
- a CDS encoding DEAD/DEAH box helicase, which produces MSFSDLGLCQPILNAVKAEGYETPTPIQAQAIPHALAGRDLFGCAQTGTGKTAAFSLPILHRLMEAGVPSSKVRRPIRALILAPTRELAIQIADCILAYSQNTHIRHTLVFGGVSQVPQVRALQRGIDIVVATPGRLCDLIGQGHVDLSHVETFVLDEADRMLDMGFIHDIRHIAERVPKARQTLFFSATMPREIRELSTSLLSNPVTVEITPVATAAETVQQSVFMIPQSNKPRLLQTLLTMPEIARALVFTRTKHGADKVLRHLMQAGIRADTIHGGKSQAKRQRALADFKSNRLQVLVATDIAARGIDVDGITHVINYDLPAEIESYVHRIGRTGRAGAKGIAMSFCDPTERSKLRAIERAIRQPIEVAKTPNLVIAPVAAIKHDFETREPHRPARPTDGTNGMPPRRPQGAMGDRRPGQGSRAGGPPRRRDYSSR; this is translated from the coding sequence TTGAGTTTTTCTGATCTCGGGCTTTGTCAGCCCATTTTGAATGCAGTTAAGGCAGAAGGTTATGAAACCCCTACGCCGATCCAGGCACAGGCAATTCCGCACGCGTTAGCAGGACGCGACCTCTTCGGATGCGCCCAGACGGGTACTGGAAAGACGGCCGCATTCTCCTTGCCAATTCTCCATCGATTGATGGAAGCTGGCGTTCCTTCATCGAAGGTTCGTCGTCCAATTCGGGCGCTGATCCTTGCCCCCACTCGAGAATTGGCAATCCAGATTGCCGACTGCATTCTGGCCTACAGCCAGAACACCCATATTCGTCACACGCTGGTTTTCGGGGGTGTAAGTCAGGTTCCGCAGGTGCGCGCTCTGCAGCGCGGAATCGATATTGTCGTCGCTACCCCGGGACGATTGTGTGACCTGATCGGGCAGGGTCATGTCGACCTCAGCCACGTCGAAACATTCGTGCTCGACGAAGCAGATCGAATGCTCGACATGGGCTTCATCCACGATATTCGTCACATCGCCGAACGAGTTCCCAAAGCTCGACAGACGTTATTCTTTTCGGCCACGATGCCGCGAGAAATTCGCGAACTGTCAACCTCGTTGCTGAGCAATCCCGTCACGGTCGAAATTACGCCCGTTGCGACCGCTGCGGAAACAGTCCAGCAATCGGTGTTCATGATTCCGCAATCAAACAAGCCACGTCTGCTTCAGACGCTGCTGACGATGCCGGAAATTGCTCGAGCTCTGGTTTTCACCCGTACCAAGCATGGCGCCGACAAGGTTCTGCGTCACTTGATGCAGGCGGGAATTCGGGCCGACACGATCCACGGCGGCAAGTCACAAGCCAAACGCCAGCGCGCGTTGGCTGACTTCAAGTCGAACCGACTGCAAGTACTGGTCGCAACCGACATCGCCGCTCGCGGAATTGATGTCGACGGGATCACCCACGTGATCAACTATGACCTGCCAGCGGAAATCGAATCGTACGTCCACCGGATCGGACGAACGGGTCGTGCAGGCGCGAAGGGGATCGCGATGTCCTTCTGCGATCCAACCGAACGATCCAAACTGCGAGCCATTGAGCGAGCAATCCGCCAGCCGATCGAAGTCGCCAAGACGCCGAACCTGGTGATTGCTCCTGTTGCTGCAATCAAGCACGACTTTGAAACCCGCGAGCCGCACCGCCCTGCACGTCCGACCGATGGGACGAACGGGATGCCCCCACGGCGACCCCAAGGGGCGATGGGTGATCGACGCCCTGGCCAGGGAAGCCGGGCAGGTGGCCCCCCCCGCCGCCGGGATTACAGCAGCAGGTAA
- a CDS encoding DUF58 domain-containing protein → MSDSILSTNRSKRSPFAGILPIVVALLLTAVYFRAPQIARNWSVPGHIFFRGVVVLIGASGAIRVFQTLKRSGFKFPLWFIVSQHRMTIPVEGWAYLGIIIVLFTGAMLTKQNTLLLVFALMAGPFVINGWMTFGMLQAARVRRKVPVRAMQGELFSVEITLRNSRPWFALWMMTVTDEIVHETETLSASVLFSRVSSRTTQSGQYQLRLSGRGRYVLGPIRAASRFPLGLVERSRVFATTSEILIYPRIGRVSQSWRQRLGGATELNSRKSPNLGLFQDDFNQLREFRSGDNPRAIHWRSTARRGQLILREFHQNREHTLAIIVDLFGESFHTVMTREQVDFALSFVASLLIERGRECRDGYLSLTAVGESRFDWEGQGTSSSLESLFDGLALFQPGPATEAVEVVRTKLQQLPTTTQILIVTTRKAGLPYQNLLTSRVELLNLNDVREDDLLTFEDYRPATRSPRSVEV, encoded by the coding sequence ATGTCTGATTCCATCCTGTCGACGAACCGTTCGAAGCGAAGTCCTTTTGCGGGGATCTTGCCGATCGTTGTGGCATTGCTGCTGACGGCGGTCTATTTTCGAGCACCTCAAATTGCCCGGAATTGGTCTGTACCCGGCCACATCTTCTTTCGTGGCGTCGTCGTCCTGATCGGTGCATCCGGGGCGATTCGTGTCTTCCAGACCTTAAAGCGATCCGGCTTCAAATTTCCGCTCTGGTTCATCGTCAGTCAGCATCGTATGACGATCCCGGTCGAAGGCTGGGCCTATCTGGGTATCATCATCGTCCTGTTTACGGGCGCCATGCTGACGAAACAGAATACGCTGCTGCTGGTCTTTGCCTTGATGGCCGGGCCTTTCGTGATCAACGGCTGGATGACATTCGGCATGCTCCAGGCAGCAAGAGTACGCCGAAAAGTTCCCGTCCGGGCGATGCAGGGAGAACTGTTTTCCGTCGAGATCACCCTGCGCAATTCTCGTCCGTGGTTCGCCCTCTGGATGATGACGGTCACGGACGAAATCGTTCACGAAACAGAAACCCTTTCGGCTTCCGTGTTGTTCTCACGCGTCTCTTCCAGAACGACCCAATCGGGACAGTACCAGTTACGTCTCAGCGGTCGCGGTCGCTACGTGCTCGGACCCATTCGCGCGGCTTCCCGTTTTCCGCTGGGACTGGTGGAGCGAAGCCGGGTCTTCGCAACGACTTCCGAAATCCTGATTTATCCCCGCATCGGCCGCGTCTCTCAAAGCTGGCGCCAGCGCCTCGGGGGTGCGACCGAATTGAATTCGAGAAAGTCACCGAATCTGGGACTGTTCCAGGACGACTTCAACCAGTTGCGTGAATTTCGTTCGGGGGACAATCCTCGCGCGATCCACTGGCGATCCACGGCGCGACGAGGTCAACTGATTCTGCGTGAGTTCCATCAGAATCGGGAGCATACTCTTGCCATCATTGTGGACCTGTTTGGTGAGTCGTTCCACACGGTCATGACGCGAGAGCAGGTTGATTTTGCACTGAGCTTTGTGGCCTCGCTGCTGATTGAACGAGGGCGGGAATGTCGTGATGGCTATCTTTCGCTGACAGCCGTCGGTGAATCCCGCTTCGACTGGGAAGGCCAGGGGACTTCCAGCAGTCTGGAGTCTCTCTTCGACGGACTCGCGTTGTTCCAACCGGGACCCGCCACAGAGGCGGTTGAGGTCGTTAGAACCAAGCTGCAACAGTTACCGACGACAACTCAGATTTTGATCGTGACCACGCGCAAAGCGGGCCTGCCGTATCAGAACCTGCTGACCTCGCGCGTGGAACTGCTGAACCTGAATGACGTTCGCGAGGACGATCTGCTGACTTTTGAAGATTATCGACCTGCGACCAGATCCCCGCGAAGTGTCGAAGTCTGA
- a CDS encoding DUF3488 and DUF4129 domain-containing transglutaminase family protein, with product MDLGYVFKVSLYSLTVLVGMILGFAETDGTSYGIHQYKIALPFLSLPVVACGYLLTEHRRAKDSNGASGLKPGWANLLGIAALIATGYEFSSENHEGKLLAGTHLLLYATWIVLFQQKTVRLYWFLMALGILQLAVASVLTTKGWFGFCALLYTFGAVWTLSIFSLWRAEQHFKEEEQIRFAVATGAPPTAQLPSTNGTPQQSEVHGSVQHEGGALWLTARFVTGVLLTTCSALVVSAAFFAFIPRVWSGASVTLNNDPDRLPATSRKTGLSSSIRLGDLGPILESLDRVFEIQIVDLKSRKVLSAQEYAERLGLVEPLFRATILTHYNSGMWSSDSLDGLHRKPFERSDAAWDIEQQIQRDTNDSQVLFCMGHPLMVLDARRQMYGNLNEMTDIVMRSDPKSETGPVAYSVFSGLPEKTPLHYQQPVKPSIRNTYLRTRYLDKASRLPKKMDQLKGIAHRIVEEEEERLRKAEGDQTPRELTKMEIAQALESHLRDSGEYRYSLDLSIVDPSIDPVEDFLINRKAGHCEYFATALALMLRAERIPARVVTGYKGGIPNPDRGEWLEVQQRFAHAWVEAWIDDNGWTTLDATPAAERSISIAAMSAKKGSIWTEMQSTLAGLWSENILNMSLDRQEESIYKPMRELAMSLLTLFRKLIASPQSALEAFVELLRNREQWFSIGGGLFALALMLALVGLHWIYRRILNAIRTWWGGQSGRRSQQKYRIVEFYERFIKLLNRHGLNRGPSQTQSEFADLVTRTYASELSSAGIDGFPNEISRLFYQVRFGEQTLSPPEARRVEDLLARFSQALANHADTAQEAGNSSPPPSSK from the coding sequence ATGGACCTTGGTTACGTCTTCAAAGTCAGTCTTTACAGCCTCACGGTGCTGGTGGGGATGATTCTGGGATTTGCGGAAACCGACGGGACCAGTTACGGAATCCACCAGTACAAAATTGCGCTCCCTTTTCTCTCCCTTCCTGTCGTCGCCTGCGGATATCTGCTCACCGAGCATCGCCGGGCGAAGGACTCAAACGGAGCCTCTGGCTTGAAGCCGGGCTGGGCGAATCTCCTGGGGATCGCGGCTCTGATTGCGACCGGGTATGAGTTCTCAAGTGAAAACCACGAAGGAAAATTGCTCGCCGGGACGCATCTTTTGCTTTACGCCACCTGGATCGTCCTCTTTCAACAGAAGACCGTGCGGCTGTACTGGTTTCTGATGGCTCTGGGAATTCTGCAGCTCGCCGTCGCCTCGGTCCTGACGACGAAGGGCTGGTTTGGTTTCTGTGCGTTGCTCTACACGTTTGGAGCGGTCTGGACACTGTCAATCTTTTCACTGTGGCGCGCAGAACAGCATTTCAAAGAAGAAGAGCAGATCCGGTTTGCAGTAGCGACTGGCGCACCTCCCACTGCCCAGCTTCCGTCGACAAACGGGACACCCCAGCAGAGTGAAGTCCACGGAAGCGTTCAGCACGAGGGGGGGGCACTGTGGTTGACGGCACGGTTCGTCACCGGAGTTCTGTTAACAACGTGCTCGGCACTGGTGGTCAGCGCGGCATTTTTTGCCTTCATTCCCCGCGTCTGGAGCGGGGCATCAGTCACACTGAATAACGATCCCGACCGACTGCCCGCAACCAGCCGCAAAACCGGACTGTCAAGTTCCATTCGGCTGGGTGATCTGGGGCCAATTCTCGAAAGTCTCGATCGGGTGTTCGAGATTCAGATCGTCGATCTGAAGTCTCGAAAAGTCCTTTCTGCACAGGAATACGCTGAACGCCTGGGTTTGGTCGAACCGCTGTTTCGCGCGACAATTCTCACTCACTACAACAGCGGAATGTGGTCATCTGATTCCCTGGATGGCCTGCATCGCAAGCCATTCGAACGGTCTGATGCTGCATGGGACATCGAACAGCAAATCCAACGTGACACCAACGACTCGCAGGTCCTCTTCTGCATGGGACATCCGTTGATGGTCCTGGATGCACGGCGTCAGATGTACGGTAATCTGAACGAGATGACCGACATCGTAATGCGCAGTGACCCGAAATCGGAAACAGGCCCGGTCGCCTATAGCGTTTTCTCGGGGTTGCCCGAAAAAACCCCACTTCACTACCAGCAACCGGTCAAACCTTCGATTCGAAACACCTATCTGCGCACGCGGTATCTCGACAAAGCTTCCCGACTTCCCAAGAAGATGGATCAGTTGAAGGGGATCGCTCACCGGATCGTCGAGGAGGAAGAAGAGCGACTTCGCAAAGCGGAAGGGGATCAAACCCCGCGCGAACTGACCAAAATGGAAATCGCCCAGGCTCTGGAATCACATCTACGCGATTCGGGCGAGTACCGATACTCGCTGGACCTGTCGATCGTGGACCCCAGTATTGATCCGGTTGAGGATTTTCTGATCAACCGAAAAGCGGGACACTGCGAATATTTTGCGACCGCACTGGCGTTAATGCTGCGTGCGGAACGGATTCCAGCACGAGTCGTGACCGGATACAAAGGGGGGATTCCTAACCCCGACCGGGGGGAATGGCTTGAGGTTCAGCAACGATTCGCCCATGCGTGGGTCGAAGCATGGATTGATGACAACGGCTGGACGACGCTGGATGCCACTCCGGCAGCAGAACGATCCATCAGCATTGCCGCAATGTCAGCGAAAAAAGGTTCGATCTGGACTGAAATGCAGTCGACCCTCGCTGGCTTATGGTCCGAAAACATCCTCAACATGTCGCTCGATCGTCAGGAAGAGTCCATTTACAAGCCGATGCGTGAACTTGCGATGTCACTGCTCACGCTGTTCCGAAAACTGATTGCGTCACCCCAATCCGCTCTCGAAGCCTTTGTCGAGTTGCTCAGAAATCGCGAACAGTGGTTCAGCATTGGCGGTGGTCTGTTCGCCTTGGCGCTCATGCTCGCGCTGGTCGGACTGCACTGGATATACCGCCGAATCCTCAATGCGATTCGAACCTGGTGGGGAGGTCAATCGGGCCGTCGGTCGCAACAGAAGTATCGCATTGTCGAGTTCTACGAACGCTTCATTAAGCTCTTGAACAGGCATGGGCTGAACCGTGGCCCCAGCCAGACACAGAGCGAGTTTGCGGACCTCGTAACGCGGACGTATGCATCAGAACTAAGTTCCGCAGGGATCGACGGATTTCCCAACGAGATTTCCCGACTGTTCTATCAAGTTCGTTTCGGAGAACAGACGCTCTCTCCCCCGGAAGCCCGTCGGGTCGAAGACCTGCTGGCACGGTTCTCACAAGCACTGGCGAACCACGCAGACACAGCCCAGGAAGCGGGTAACAGTTCGCCCCCACCGTCCTCAAAGTGA
- a CDS encoding UbiD family decarboxylase: MGYRSLHDAVQDLQRNGHLVRIDTEIDANLEAAEIQRRVYAANGPALLFTRVKGCRFPVVSNLFGTLERTRFMFRDSLDAVRRLVELKIDPGQFARRPWRYGSVPATLWSMWIRRTRRGPVLANETTLDQLPQLRSWPDDGGPFITLPQVYTEHPDHPGFKNSNLGMYRVQIAGNDYVPNREVGLHYQIHRSIGVHHAAAVRRGEKLRVNIFVGGPPAMTLSAVMPLPEGLSELLFAAALGRRPVRMICQEGKLPIYADADFCISGTIDPSRTKREGPFGDHLGYYSLQHQFPYLEVDHVYHRDGAIWPFTVVGRPPQEDTSFGEIIHEITGPIIPTVLPGVKAIHAVDAAGVHPLLLAIGSERYVPYASERTPQELLTIANAILGQGQLSLAKYLFIVAHEDRPELDIHDMPAYFRHVLERVDWTRDLHFQTRTTIDTLDYTGGGFNQGSKVVIAAAGKPRRSLGTEFPSDFRLPDRFKNPRIVMPGVLVVESNAGSTPTPRLDQFCSESTPLMEMLAPFPLIVLVDDSAFSAQNLSNWLWVTFTRSNPAVDIDGLDSFIEDKHWGCHGSLVIDARRKPHHAPPLIEDPKVTKRIDELAAPGQPLHGIF; the protein is encoded by the coding sequence ATGGGTTACCGAAGTCTCCATGATGCTGTGCAGGATCTCCAGCGAAACGGTCACCTCGTCCGAATCGACACAGAGATCGACGCCAATCTCGAAGCGGCAGAAATCCAGCGGCGTGTCTACGCAGCCAATGGCCCGGCGTTGCTCTTCACACGAGTGAAAGGTTGCCGGTTTCCCGTGGTTTCAAATCTGTTCGGCACACTGGAACGAACCCGTTTCATGTTCCGCGACTCGCTCGACGCCGTAAGGCGTCTGGTGGAACTGAAAATTGATCCCGGCCAATTCGCCCGTCGCCCGTGGAGATACGGGTCTGTTCCCGCCACACTGTGGTCGATGTGGATCCGGCGAACGCGTCGTGGACCCGTGCTCGCCAATGAGACAACCCTGGACCAGTTGCCACAACTGCGAAGCTGGCCTGATGACGGGGGGCCCTTTATTACCCTGCCGCAGGTCTATACAGAGCATCCAGATCATCCCGGGTTCAAAAATTCCAATCTCGGGATGTACCGTGTTCAGATCGCTGGAAATGACTACGTTCCCAACCGCGAAGTCGGGCTTCATTACCAGATTCATCGCAGTATCGGCGTGCACCACGCTGCTGCGGTCCGGCGGGGAGAGAAGCTTCGGGTCAATATTTTTGTTGGGGGCCCCCCCGCGATGACGCTGTCGGCTGTCATGCCGCTGCCCGAAGGACTGTCGGAACTGCTATTCGCTGCCGCCCTGGGACGGCGTCCCGTTCGCATGATTTGTCAGGAGGGCAAGTTGCCCATCTATGCTGACGCAGACTTCTGCATCTCGGGAACCATCGATCCCAGTCGTACCAAACGGGAAGGTCCGTTTGGCGACCACCTGGGCTATTACAGCCTTCAGCACCAGTTTCCGTATCTTGAAGTCGATCACGTCTACCATCGGGACGGGGCCATCTGGCCATTCACCGTGGTGGGTCGGCCACCGCAGGAAGATACGTCGTTCGGCGAGATCATTCATGAAATCACTGGCCCGATCATCCCGACAGTGCTTCCAGGGGTCAAAGCAATCCACGCCGTTGATGCCGCAGGCGTCCATCCGCTTCTTTTGGCCATTGGCAGTGAACGATATGTTCCATACGCCTCGGAACGGACGCCACAAGAACTGCTGACGATCGCCAATGCCATTCTGGGGCAGGGCCAGCTATCACTTGCGAAGTACCTTTTCATCGTTGCACACGAGGACCGTCCAGAGCTCGATATCCATGATATGCCCGCTTATTTCCGGCATGTACTGGAACGAGTAGATTGGACGAGGGACCTGCACTTCCAGACCAGAACGACAATCGACACACTCGATTACACCGGCGGTGGCTTCAACCAAGGGTCGAAAGTTGTCATCGCAGCCGCGGGCAAACCACGTCGAAGCCTGGGAACAGAGTTCCCCTCAGACTTCCGTTTGCCGGACAGGTTCAAGAATCCCCGCATCGTGATGCCAGGTGTGCTGGTGGTCGAGAGCAACGCGGGCTCCACACCGACGCCACGGCTTGATCAGTTCTGTTCCGAGTCCACCCCGCTGATGGAAATGCTGGCTCCCTTTCCATTGATCGTGCTCGTCGACGACAGCGCCTTTTCTGCACAGAACCTGTCGAATTGGCTCTGGGTCACCTTTACCCGGTCGAACCCTGCGGTGGACATCGACGGTTTGGACTCTTTCATCGAGGATAAACACTGGGGCTGTCATGGCTCACTGGTGATCGACGCCCGCCGCAAACCACACCATGCTCCACCCTTGATTGAAGACCCGAAAGTCACGAAGCGAATCGACGAACTGGCCGCTCCCGGGCAACCGTTGCACGGCATTTTCTAA
- a CDS encoding TolC family protein: MKIAKAPEMNPGEASVAEVEKKIEQSIQQINSTDEAEEPAKSIADVLDSNLVLAQNTVAAPRRNGAATRLRIPNELPGAEAPVVTLPPQDTEDAESRAKDIEKYFAELPAVAPNQVDPYDEQRVYSLEELQAMALSSNPVMAQAEANIVAMRGNAIQSGLAPNPIVGFQADTVGSNANANYIGGFVAQKIKTAGKLGLAESRGNVDVFNAELMQKKTRVDLITRVRGAYFAALIARENVRITEALVRFTDNVYHVQLDQLRGGLVSVYEPIQLRALAFQARTALVQSRNRYDAAWRQLAATVGMPNLEIGELEGSPEMGTPVVNYDVALPYILANHTDVLAAQNSISQARINLRLQEVTPIPDLDLYVALQKDHTTAPIYRMTYNVQAGLPIPIFDANQGNIMNAQATLIKNSQETARVQNELAAALAGAIERYANASNVIQLYRDHVLPDQARAYRGVYERHQQQPDIVGFADVVNAQQMLLMSIGTYINTLGVRWQAFTEIGELIQAETLEGIEAVVRGGHIAMESTHVEEVPPANVPPEPTDSTEK, encoded by the coding sequence ATGAAAATAGCAAAAGCGCCAGAGATGAATCCCGGTGAGGCATCGGTGGCGGAAGTCGAAAAGAAAATTGAGCAGTCGATCCAGCAAATCAACTCGACGGACGAAGCAGAAGAACCTGCGAAGTCGATTGCTGATGTTCTTGATTCGAACCTCGTGCTGGCTCAGAACACCGTCGCTGCCCCCCGGAGGAACGGTGCGGCGACACGGTTACGAATTCCCAATGAGTTGCCTGGTGCAGAGGCCCCGGTAGTCACGCTGCCCCCTCAGGATACGGAAGACGCGGAAAGTCGGGCGAAGGACATCGAAAAGTACTTCGCCGAGCTACCCGCTGTGGCCCCGAATCAGGTGGACCCTTACGACGAGCAACGAGTCTATTCGCTGGAAGAACTCCAGGCGATGGCTCTTTCGTCGAATCCTGTGATGGCCCAGGCCGAAGCGAACATCGTGGCCATGCGAGGAAACGCGATCCAGTCAGGGCTCGCGCCAAACCCGATCGTGGGCTTCCAGGCAGATACCGTCGGTTCGAACGCCAACGCGAACTACATCGGGGGCTTCGTCGCTCAGAAGATCAAGACCGCTGGCAAGCTGGGGCTGGCCGAATCGCGCGGCAATGTCGACGTCTTCAACGCCGAACTGATGCAGAAGAAAACGCGTGTCGACTTGATCACCCGCGTGCGAGGTGCCTACTTCGCCGCCCTGATTGCACGCGAGAACGTCAGGATCACCGAAGCACTGGTACGGTTTACCGACAACGTCTACCACGTGCAGCTCGACCAGCTTCGCGGAGGTCTGGTCTCTGTTTACGAACCCATTCAGTTGCGTGCACTCGCCTTCCAGGCGAGAACCGCACTGGTTCAGTCGCGCAATCGCTATGACGCCGCGTGGCGACAACTGGCGGCCACAGTCGGGATGCCAAACCTCGAAATCGGGGAACTGGAAGGTTCACCAGAAATGGGAACTCCGGTCGTCAACTACGATGTGGCGCTCCCTTACATTCTGGCGAATCACACCGACGTGCTGGCGGCACAGAACTCGATTTCTCAAGCTCGAATCAACCTGCGGCTCCAGGAAGTCACTCCGATTCCCGACCTGGACCTGTACGTAGCCTTGCAGAAAGACCATACGACGGCCCCGATCTACCGAATGACGTACAACGTTCAGGCAGGCCTTCCGATTCCGATCTTTGACGCGAACCAGGGTAATATCATGAATGCCCAGGCGACGCTGATCAAAAATTCGCAGGAAACGGCTCGCGTTCAGAATGAACTCGCTGCGGCTCTGGCAGGTGCGATCGAGCGATACGCAAATGCGAGTAATGTCATTCAACTCTACCGGGACCACGTCCTCCCGGACCAGGCACGCGCTTATCGCGGTGTTTACGAACGACACCAGCAACAGCCGGATATCGTCGGATTTGCTGACGTTGTCAACGCACAGCAGATGCTGCTGATGTCGATCGGAACTTACATCAACACGCTGGGCGTCAGATGGCAAGCCTTCACCGAGATTGGCGAACTGATCCAGGCCGAGACCCTCGAAGGAATCGAAGCGGTTGTTCGTGGCGGTCATATTGCGATGGAAAGTACGCACGTCGAGGAAGTTCCACCTGCAAACGTGCCTCCCGAACCAACGGATTCGACCGAGAAATAG
- a CDS encoding sulfite oxidase-like oxidoreductase encodes MLERDPKYQTGEPEGPKQYAPPVIISRDTYRENRIPPGQSRTRKWPVLQWGRIPEIPPEEWTLEVTGLVERPLRFTYEEFRALPRVKVFSDFHCVTRWSRLGNVWEGVSVQELMNRAGVKPEARFVVARGNDDGWTTNMPLSDFQQPDVLLADTHDGEAISFEHGGPVRLVVPLLYAWKSAKWCSELVFLDHDQPGLWEQQGYHNHGDPWLEERFGSETLPPGWNEEENMSI; translated from the coding sequence ATGCTGGAACGCGATCCTAAGTACCAGACGGGTGAACCGGAAGGACCGAAACAATATGCTCCGCCTGTGATTATCAGCCGCGACACATATCGCGAGAATCGCATTCCTCCTGGGCAGTCGCGGACTCGCAAGTGGCCGGTCCTGCAATGGGGGCGGATTCCCGAGATCCCACCCGAAGAATGGACCCTGGAGGTCACAGGACTTGTCGAACGCCCCCTTCGATTCACGTACGAGGAATTCCGGGCTTTACCACGTGTCAAAGTCTTTTCTGACTTTCACTGCGTCACCCGCTGGTCGCGCCTGGGGAACGTCTGGGAAGGAGTCTCCGTTCAGGAGCTGATGAATCGAGCGGGGGTGAAGCCCGAAGCCAGATTTGTCGTTGCCCGGGGGAACGATGATGGCTGGACAACCAACATGCCGCTTTCAGACTTCCAGCAACCTGACGTCCTGCTCGCCGATACACATGACGGAGAGGCGATCAGCTTTGAACACGGGGGACCTGTGCGACTGGTCGTCCCCCTTCTCTACGCCTGGAAGAGTGCGAAGTGGTGTTCGGAACTGGTTTTCCTCGACCACGACCAACCGGGCCTGTGGGAGCAGCAAGGCTATCACAATCACGGTGACCCCTGGCTGGAAGAGCGGTTTGGTTCCGAAACGCTGCCACCCGGCTGGAATGAAGAAGAAAATATGTCCATCTAA